ACGTCTATCGCTTTGTAACTCCAACACAGGTGATttagtctaaggcctggtctacactaggcgtttatgtcgaagttagcgccgttaaatcgaattaaccctgcacccgtccacactgcgatgctatttagttcgacatagaggtctctttaattcgacttctgtactcctccccgacgaggggagtagcgctaaattcgacatggccatgtcgaattaggctaggtgtggatggaaatcgacgctaatagctccgggagctatcccacagtgcaccactctgttgacgctctggacagcagtgcgagctcggatgctctgaccagccacacaggaaaagccccgggaaaatttgaatttgaattccttttcctgtctggccagtttgaatctcatttcctgtctggacatcgtggcgagcacagcagcactggcaacgatgcagagctctccagcagtgatggccgtgcagtctgggaatagaaagagagccccagcatggactgatcgtgaagtcttggatctcatcgctgtgtggggcgatgagtccgtgctttccgagctgcgatccaaaagaaggaatgcaaagatctacgagaagatctctaaagacatggcagagagaggatacagccgggatgcaacgcagtgccgcgtgaaaatcaaggagctgagacaaggctaccagaagaccaaagaggcaaacggacgctccggatcccatccccagacatcccgtttctacgaggcactgcattccatcctcggtgctgccgccaccactaccccaccagtgaccgtggactctgaggatgggatactgtccacggccggttcctcagacatgttaggggacggggaagatgaggaaggagatgaggagggcgaggcagttggcagctctcacaacgctgatttccccgacagccaggatctcttcatcacccttacagagatcccctacgaagcgtccccagccattaccccggacacagaatctggtgaaggatcagccagtaagtgttgtaaacatctaaacatttatttttaacaaaacaggaatattaacaattaaaagaatgggttgttcatgattagtgtgccctaggcgcttaacggtttagtaaggggcagtgcaagttttgaaaagaaatctagcaatgtccggttttcagtgattgtcctgcacaagccgctctactgtgtattccctgctactgcagctacagtaaaatgcggtctatatgtgcggggatagagcagtaatcctcctgggacatctcgatgaagctctcctggaggtaacttgaaagccgttgcatgaggttcttggggagagcggccttattgggtcctccgaagtacgacacgttgccgcgccacgagattatcaggtactcggggatcattgctctgcacagcagggcggcatacggccctggtctttggaggctttcccggagcattctctctttgtcgctctcggagatcctcatcagggtgatgtcggccatggtgacctgcttttaattaggtaggggaatgttagtgttgggactgctttcccgttcctttacagaactgtcaccgctggtttgcagccacgcggtggaggcgggagaggggcagccgaaagggatcattcccggggacagccgcgagggggtgggacaggggcagagttcccgcttgccggattgctggcagcagggactgacattgatttaaatgtgaaatgaggccagtggtaatataaaagttttaaactgccacaagtgtacggcttaccatgtctgcctgcaacagaaattccgttgtgctgcctcgcttctcaaatgtgctgttcaagaccccaggcacagaatgcgaaggccgagaattcgaccttgtgctgagtgcgcatgtgaaaggtgctgtgcatggtcttgttcacagagaaagactatgttctttgttcacaactacatttatctttcagaggaattcactccctttttcccatttccacagccccgtctgcgactgtctcacaacctagcctggaatcacactcccagaggctagcgcggattaggcgtaggaagaagaggacacgggaggacatgttctctgagcttatggcctcttcccaagcccaggcagcacagcagacccagtggcgggagaacttgacccgaatgcaccaagccaacatggatcgggaggagaggtggcggcaggaagaccagcaggcgactcaaacgctgcttggactactgagggagcaaacggacacgctccggcgccttgtggatgttctgcaggaacggaggcaggaggacagagccccgctgcagtccatctctaaccgccctcccccgccaccaagtcccatacccacctcacccaaagtgcaaagaaggagaggcggcagagtccctgctaactctcactccacccctgcagagagctctagtagcagaaggctctcatttcccaaaatttgaaaagttctttccttcccgcctgacacaagcccacgtccaagtttcacctcccaatgccatgtgtagttgataataaaaaattcgtttctgttaactactgtttcaatcatgttcttttggaggaggaggggaaagggggttggaaattggacaggacagtctcctttggcagggtacatagtcgggggcaggcacagcagcagggcacatacacagtgcagtgatgcagtgactagttgccccggttagtctgggaggttgttttgatgtaatgttggggggggtgggttgctctgtgactttgtggcgggggagggcagttacagatcttaagcgccggtccttagacaggatcacagagccacacagcatgggatctgtaaccgtcctccccctgccacaaagtcaaatagacctcccatacacacagtcccgatcaggaggggtgacaggctccgttgaaacaagcatcccaccgcagcggagcctgtcaatccttgagtttagaagctgcattcgcatcacaacactagacccgccccgcaccacagtctgcgtcccagttttaaaaaattcccgctaaaacagtattaaagaaaacggtgtgctttaacaaagtagaactatttttatttcgacacgtgtgttggagggggggtgaagggggtatgtaactggataggatagtcaacattacctgggtaaagaaacgggggcaggtttagcttctcagtacacaaactataaaatcacaggttaccctgctcactcaggaactttgctttcaaagcctcccggatgcacagcgcttcccgctggtctcttctaatcgcccggctgtctggctgtgagtaatcaccagccaggctattttcctcaacctcccaccccgccagaaaggtctcccccttgctctcacagagattgtggagcacacagcaagctgctataacaatggggatattggtttcgctgagatcacagcgagtcagtaagcttctccatctccccttgagacggccaaaagcacactccaccaccattctgcacttgctcagccggtagttgaagagttctttttcagtgtccagggcgccagtatagggcttcatgagccagggcattagcgggtaggctgggtccccgaggatgactataggcatctccacatccccaacagttattttgtggtccgggaagtaaataccttgttgcagccgtctaaacagaccagagttcctgaaaacacgagcgtcatgaaccttgcccggccatcccacgtagatgttggtaaaacgtcccctgtggtccaccagtgcttgcagcaccatggaaaagtagccctttcggttaatgtactgggtggcctggtggtccggtgccaggatagggatgtgagttccatctatggccccaccgcagtttgggaatcccatcgctgcgaaaccatctatgatcgcctccacgtttcccagggtcactacctttggcagcagtacatcaacgattgccttggctacttgcatcacaacaacccccacggtagatttgcccaccccaaactggttcgcgactgaccggtagctgtctggcgttgcaagcttccacagggctatggccactcgcttctgtacactcagtgcagctcgcaaccgggtgtcactgcgcttcagggcaggggacagcaactcacaaagttccaggaaagttcccttccgcatgcgaaagtttcgcagccactgggattcatcccagacctgcagcactatgcggtcccaccactcagtgcttgtctcccgtgcccagaatcgccgttccacggcatcaacatgacccattgccactgtgatgtcctcggcgctgggtcgcctgctttctgacaggtctgtgctactctcagacttcaggacatcaccgcggtgccgtagcctccttgcctgacttttctgcatctgcctcagggaaacctttatgataagctgcgagacgttgagagcggccacaactgcagcgatggtcgcagcgggctccatgctcggagtacagtggcgtccgcgctgtcaatgactggaaaagcgcgcgaactgttttcccgccggcgctttcagggagggagggcgggagtgatggacggatgacgacagtttcccaaaagcaccctcgactcattttgttacccagaaggcattgccggctacacccagaattccaatgggcagaggggactgcgggaactgtgggatagctgaccacagtgcaccgcttcgaatgtcgacgctatcaccgttagtgtggacgcacaaagtcgaattactgtccttagtgtggacacacacgctcgactttgcaatatcgattacaaaaattcgatgcaagtaaaatcgaactactctcgtagtgtagacaaggcctaagacagCCACACTTAGCAGCTTATTGGTGTCACATACTACGGTTTATTTTTTAGAATATGTAGATTTCCAGTAGTCTTTCATCCCAAGGAGTTTCCTGCACCCCTAATATGTCTCTGCATTTGTATTTCCCTAAATAGATTAATAAAAATTCCTTGGGTTCATCAGCAACAAAACCTGCAGTTGACCAGTTTTGTCCCAACCAAGCCAGTACAGTTGGAGGTAGTGTTTTAGGATTGCATTGGTGGCCCTGTGGATGCTGTAGAATAAAGCTCAGAGAATCTGGAAACCAAGGTGGCAGGGGAGCCTTATGTACCaggagcattttttttttgtaatgaccATTCATAGGAAATAAAAGCATCAAAGAGCTCAGGGACATACAAGATGCTTTTCAACTggttattttgaaatgaaattcgAGGCAAATCTTCATTACAGGGCTTTGcttttgccttttaaaaacattttcaagagggagggagggaagtgacaTGGGGCATTTGATTTTAACAGAGTTCCTGTGTCCACATATCAAGCTTCCTAAAGCTCTGGCATCCATGGGGGTGGCACAGATGCAGTACAACATAGGAGAAGATCCTCTTCTACCTCAGCACCAGAAACTATGGCAGCACTACAAGGAAATATATGAAAAGTCAGCTTTAATTACCACTTTCTGAGCCCTGAGATCACATTTAGTTTATGGGAGTTGATATACTGAATGTTACATATTCTGATCAGTGTCACTATGCCTGAGAACATGAAGATGACAGTTTTGTCTGAAAACAACTGCTGTCACAATTCAGAGAAAGGACTTTTTGGGGAGACAGAAGAGAAGACCTTCTTTTAACCCAGCAGAGATCCTGGTGTACTGGGAGCACTTGCTGCCAACATTCTTTGCACATTTTTGTTTGATAGTTAGACACATGGTGGCTTCCTTCAATTAATGAATTGTTGCAATGCTACCATTGCCTCACCTCCTCTCTGAGCTCCTTCATCCTCTCCTCAAAGTCATAATCCTTTTGTTTCTCCTCCATTTTCTTCTTGTTCACTTCAAAGCGTTTCTTCACTTGATCTAGTGTGGAGCGCTCCACCCTCATGGACATGCCCAGATTCCTCTGATCTGGAGGAGACAGGAATGGACAGGGCTATTAGAGAGCAGCCATGTTACTTCTACTTCAGTGCTCATTAAACATCTGCAGACAGCCTATTCCAGGACCCAAAATTAGAAGTCTCAACACTCAGGTGTCATTGTAACCTCCTCCAATTCCCATTCCACCCCCATACATCCCCTCGCACCAATGTTCCCCAACCCACTTCCAGTGCCACCATAGAGCCCAATTCACTGTTGCCCTGtactttgtgtagtcatttactcAAGTGTAAAGCAgatgtaaaatgctgccattctgattAGTAGCactttatacccactttgcactaACAGGGCAATAGTAAATCCAGCTCACAATGCGTTCACTGCTAATGCTTCACAAGTgcaacctctgaaaaatcaattaGGGAAAAATGCCCCAGCAGTGATTTGCAGGTAGATCTCTGTGCTACCAGACAGCAAATTAGAGCTCCGGTCTCCATCTTAATCCCTTGTTTCCATATTCTGTGCAGTTTGCAGTGTTTGACAGGTGATGGGTTTTAAAGGGATATTTCCACaatctaaaacagtggttccccACATTTTTTTGTCCAAATCCTGCCCCCACACCTGGAGCCACAGTCAGGAGCCAGGGCCAGGGGCTGCAGTCAGGAACAGGGCTGGTGCTGCAGCTAGACCTCAgttgggagtggggctgggtggcacttcCTCCCCGACCCCGGGGGGGGCTGACCCAGGTTCTGCCATACCCCCCCGAACGTTTCTCCACATCCCCCTACAGTGGGCACcctccacagtttggggaccactgatctaaaaCCTAgtcaaaattaaaatgtagatttAAGATCCACACCTGCTTCTGAGCCCCCAAACCAATGTGTGTGGATTTACAATCACCTATAtctattttttattgtttctctctcttccatgtctgtgtgaaagacccacacaaacaacagGAAGAAAATAAcaccatcactgataaagtttgcagatgacaaaaactgggggagtagtaaataaatgaagaggacaagtcattGACTCAGAGCAATCAGGAtttcttggtaaactgggtgcaagcaaacaatatgcattttaatacagctacatGTAACTGTATACAGTGAGgaacataggccatacttacaggacggAGGACTTTATGCTGGGAAGCAATGAGTCTGAAAGAAATTTGGGGtaatggtggataatcagctgaacgtgagctcccaatGACAccgtggccaaaagagctaatgtgatcctgggatgcataaaaaggGAATTCTCAAGTGGGCGAGAGATTATTTTATctctaaaaacaacaaggagtccttgtggcaccttagagactaacaaatttatatgggcataagctttcatgggctataatccatttcatcagatgcatggagtgaaaatacagtaagcaggtataaatatacagcacatgaaaagatgggagttgccttaccaatttTTATCTCTGTATCtgacactggtgcaactgctgctggaatactgtgtgcagttctggtgcccacaattcaagaaggatgttgataaattggacagggttcagagaagagtcatgataaaggattaaaaaaactgCCCTATAGTAATGaatcaaagagctcaatctatttagcttaacaaagagaaagttaaggggtgatttgattacagtctagtaaatatttgttccccttgtagttacttataatgggctcttcagtatAAGCGGAGAAAGatgtaacacaatccaatggttggaagttgaagctagacaaattcagactggaaataaggtgtaatgtTTTGATCGCaatggtaattaaccattgaaacaatttaccgaAGATTGTGGTACATTCTCCatcaccattttaaaatcaagattggatgtttttctaaaagctctgctctaggaattattttggggaagttctctggcctgtgttatacaggtggtcagacatgatgatcacagtggtcccttccagacttggaatctatgaatgaaacGGGAAACCATATGACTAAACAAGGGAAACTGTGCTTTTGACAGCACTTGGTAAAGAAGCAGTTTCACACGTAAACCAAAAAAGGAGGGTTGGGAGAGAAAGGCACATCTCATTTTTCAGTTACAATAATCTCAGACAGTACTCATAATAATAGTAAACAAAATATTTACACAGAAAAGTGTGACAAGTTGACTTGTTCCTTTAAAGGTGCCACGATGGTAGCCCCTACCCCATCCCGGATATTTTGAAATGTCAGGAGTTCTGAATGGAAATCCAACTCTGTCCTGTCCACGGAAGGTGTAAGTGACTGGAGAGCTGATGTGGGAGACTCTACTTATCAGAATTAAGTCCTGCCATGCAGCAGACCTCTTCAGTGATGACAGGACAAAAAGAAATCAGTGGCATTTTGTAGAAGCTCAGTGTTAAGCAGGGAATTTCTAGCCATTGGTAAAATGCAGGCAGGAAGATTAAAGAGCTGCCCATCCTCCAATGAAACACCAAgataaataattataaataacTAATTCATAGAGAGTGAATAGGGAAGATTCAAAGCTCTCTAACAAGTGGAGTTGATTATGAACAAGTTTCCACATGGCAGTTCTTCCAAAGCACTTATGCCTGGCCAATTCACCATGCATTCTTGGCTTCCTGCCACCACACTGCCAGATAGTCTGCTGCCTGTCTGGGACATgccttggggcagcagattgctTTGGAACCACCAATGCGAGCAGCAGTTAAGGAGCAGTACAAAGCTCAGGCACAAGAGTGCTACATGTCTGAAACCAGCTTCAGAGTGGTCCAGAGATATTAGGCAGTTTCACTTTGCATCCAGCTTTACGGACTAGATCAATCATGCTCAAACTTCATTCTGTGAATGAGTTTATATAAAGAGATCCCCTTGCACACAACCTCCCTTCCCAACCAGCAACTCTCCCAGGATCTTACAAAAAGGATAGAGGTTAATAATACGTTAGGATCATGCAGTGAGGAAATAAATGTGTCCCAGGATTTCTACTTCCAAATTCTATTGAAATGTAGATCCATCTCTCACCACCTGACCCCCCAATGTGTGCCAAATATAGGCCTGTCCTTCTAACAGAGCcacttttaaatacatttcaataAACTACAGTGGTTTACTCTCAACactcctttaaaaatcccatttttcTTGTTTCTCACATCAGTAGgcttattttgaaaattttttgCAAGAGAGAAGGAGGCAAGGTTAGTGAGGATCTGCTGAGGTAACACTTTCTACGAATGTAAGTTAGTGGGTGAATAATGTCAATTTTTCCTTCCAAGACTGTCTTTGAAACCACTCATTGCAGAAACCTAGAAAGTAGCATCAGAGCCAAAGAGGGGTGTTGAACAAGCCTCTAATTAAACAGAGAATCCCATTCAAACTGTGTAAGATTCCCCTTCTGGAGAGTTGTCATTCATAATCTTGCTCAGGGAGTTAAGAGTATTCATGGCACCATGACACTCGGCACCATGAGGTAAAATCTGGCTGGTTCACTAGTTGCTCCGTAATTAGCTGCACTGTCTTTAACTCTTCAAATGTGTCAAGCAGCAGCAATGCTAGTCCCTTTGAGAAATCCAGAGTTGCTTTGTGAAAGTCAGACTTTGACTAGGCTCCAACAGCACTTTCTCTGCATTTGATCAACCTCTAAAACAGGCAGATTGCAAGAGATCTTGAGCCATTTAGAATAATTTTGGCTTAGCCAGCCAGTTGGCAAAGTGCAGACAGGCTTGAAAACTTTGTCTTCTTAAGTGAGGAGCCACCACAGATAAATACTGTGGGGCTTTGGAAAATGCAAAATGTCAATACCTTGTATTGGAAATGCTTGTTGCTGAACTGGAACTTTGGAAGTTTcctgagtctttttcttatagaaatatgaaaataaacatCTGAGATAGAGCACATTAAACCGGTGCTGTGAAATAATGGAAGGAATATTTGACAGagaaactatgtaaaacttaatTCTTAATTAATTTGTTTAGCTTTTTATAATAGAGATAAGACAAAGGCCCTCACTTTCTTTTAAGGACTTTAGAAAAATACTAATACGGGGAATAGAAGCCTTTGCCTTTGAACTCAACAGACACGGTTTCCATAGTACCAATCTTTAAaagggaagtatcagaggggtagcagtgttagtctgaatctgtaaaaagcaacagagggtcctgtggcacctttgagactaacagaagtattgggagcataagcttttgtgggtaagaacctcacttctggttcttacccacgaaagcttatgctcccaatacttctgttagtctcaaaggtgccacaggaccctctgttgctttttaaaagggAAGTAATTTTTCCCCCATAGCACCATCTTGTGAGAAAGACCCCCTAAAAAGAGATCAAAAATACAAAACAACTGCCATTTCCAATCATTTCTAGCATCCATTCGTCTGactgaaatggaaaagaaaacatGAAGCAGTCTATCCTCAAAAAGTATTATAAGGGGAACAGATGAGTAAAGAAACTATTTGGGGCTTCTATAGATGTCATGAAACCTGCTCTTTGGCAGAGGAACAATGGCTTTGAGGTAGAAAGTGGTCTCTATAAAAGTGGGACATAAGGGACTTATATTGCCACTATCTTCCTTTTCAAATGCATGAGAGATCCACAAGGGAAAAAATAGATAattgatatttgggtcttttcaACAGGAAGACTGAAGATCTATCTACATTCTCATATGGCCCACACCACTGTATCATCTAAGTACTCCACAAATATGATTGAATTTGGCCAATTCATTTCCTTTACTATTGCTGGTACTGTGGCCAGATGAGCCCACAACTTCCTAGCTATATCCAAAAGACCCTTAGTATTGGGTCAGCAACCTTTTTGCTCTCTGCACAACCAAGAACATATCAAAAATTCTGAGACTTTTCATTTTGGGCTACAGAGAGGGGAAGGTCCAGAGCCTTGGGCATCTAGATTATGATCTCTAGAAAGGCCTTGGAATCTTCTGGTGATGACACAGAAGAAAGGACCATAGACTCCACAGACGGAGGATTGTTTTCTACACTATTTCCTCCTCTTATTTCTCCTTCCCCAGTTTTTAACCAATTCCTTCTTTCTAGGAGACAGGGATATGAAAGTAATATAGGAATTAGAAACAGAAACTCTAAGGACCTTCACCCTTGAATACTCAGAAGATGTTGAAACCAGTTACAGCATAGACCATATTTATGATGAATGCAACAGTGGCTGCCTCCAACTGCCACAGAATCCTAAAATGGTGGTGTTTGTTACTCTTGTATGACACTGCACCAGACATAAAATCAGCACATGGGGAAGGACCTACTAGTGAAAGTGGCACTTTTTACTGTCAGTTCCTGGAACAATGCTAAAGTACGTTTCTGTTAACTTGGACTGATCAGATCTTTCAGTGTTCCATAGTAGAGTCAAATTATACTAATCCCTTACAAGCTACAGATCCACattccagctgcaaagtcagaTCAACAGATCCTCCACTGAGAGAACAGTAAGGGTTCTCATCCATGTCCTCTAAAATTTCTGCTTTTAGATGGTATAAAGGCTTAATTAGTGTAGACTGCAAAACTAGATCCAATTGGTCTCCCCCCACAGAAGGAGGAGTTGTCAAAAGCTTTAAGAACGGATGAAACCACCACTGGTAAGTTCCTCAGAACAGATGGATTCTCAATGTTGTTAGATGttcggctgcatgtgtgtgttctccctgtgtgctgccccagctctgcgcagacagctggcacagcagacctcgagcgaaGCGCCCAATGTCTACGAGATCCATTAAGGTACAAAAgcaccaggccaggtttattgtcaataaaacacggtaatagcacctggcagactctacaagGATACTAAACGTATGCCCGTGACAACGGACGCAACTCAGCAAATGGAGggactttccatttccccctcggCTGGACCAAGACACACTCTCAGAGATACCTCTTTATACCCTGATAAAAACAAGTTACATACTGCCCCCATGACGTGCTAGTTATCACCCATCTCCTTGTACATGTTGGATCGATCAAAACATCTTTATTCATCATACGGTCATCCTGACCATATCTttcaggaggggtcagtgtgttcctgttatctgtggggaatgtttttgtatcaTCCTTAATATTGGGATATACTGGTACCattcttctggaatgtgtttgtgtgagtactctgtgcctagcacttcttaggaatgtgtgtttctgcaatatcagctcTGTCCTTGCCACATTCTGTGAACTTGCAAGCAGGCAGAGCCTGATGTTTGTtcacagcctgacttttgctaactttgctttatatcagcaaaggtTGCCCACTACTTTAGCTCAGGTCTCATGCCCCAGCCTCTAATACAAGGGTTTATATCTCATGTTCTCTTCCTACTACACTCAGGACTGAGGACTACTTAGACTGAGAACTCTGACTGATCACTTTGAACTAGGATGTTGAGATCTCCTTTTCCACCACTTTTTTTCCATATCGACAAATGAAGAAATCAAAGCTTGTTGGTATTGTCTTGCCCTACTTCTTCACTTCCGACCTGAAGTGAAGGAGCCAAACTCTGTCCCCTGCTTCCTTGGATAAAACGGTATCTGTGCCTGCCTTGATGATGATGGCCTCTGATTAATGTCTGGACAATGCTGACCTCAAAGGCAGAGAACACAGACTCCCACCTGAGGACTTAGACACTGATGAATTAATCAGCTTTGAAGAGCAAGGGCATGGAGTCAAATCCTCCTCCATCAGGAAGACTTCCTTCTCCACTCCCATCATGCTTTATGGGGGACAAAGCCACACAGGATGAACACCTGCTGGGACAGTTCTGCTCTCCTAAGCGCTCTACTCACTAACAGGCTGATCTACAGTAGATATTCTGCTCAGCAAGAAGCATACTTTGTGAATCCAGCCTCTCATTCTGGGTCAGCTGCAATTCCAATGGAGTCAAGACCAACAGAATTGCTCAGTCActacaaatttattttaaaaattcaatactACAGCTCTACCTAATTATAAAATAGGAAAGCTAAGCCAATGTTAAATTTAAATTAACCAGAAGATAAAGTTGAGAGAATAGGAGTTCCTACTTCCATGAATGATCACacaaataggaaaaggaaatgacaGTTGGTCCAGAGGATGAGGGATAGCTTTTTATACTTCATGCCATGGAACCTTTTGATCCCACCTAAGCCCAAGACTAAATGGTTGTGTTGTTATCAACAGGAGCCCAGCACATGGCTTGCACAGTATGGCTCTACAAGGCAATTCAATAATTCTTTATAAACAAAGTAGTTAAtccccacaacacccctgtgcATTTGATCCATGTTTTAGAGATGAGGAAACAGACTCAGAGGTTGAGTACCTTGCTCAGAACCATGGAGGGAGACCAGGTCAGAGTTGATATCAGAGCTCAGGAATTCATTATGCTCCACTTCCCTCTAAGAAAGGGATCTAGCCATCAGGGGACATATCCCTATTCCTTCCTTAGAAATTTCCTTCT
This Chrysemys picta bellii isolate R12L10 chromosome 8, ASM1138683v2, whole genome shotgun sequence DNA region includes the following protein-coding sequences:
- the LOC135973141 gene encoding uncharacterized protein LOC135973141 isoform X1 — protein: MQSSPAVMAVQSGNRKRAPAWTDREVLDLIAVWGDESVLSELRSKRRNAKIYEKISKDMAERGYSRDATQCRVKIKELRQGYQKTKEANGRSGSHPQTSRFYEALHSILGAAATTTPPVTVDSEDGILSTAGSSDMLGDGEDEEGDEEGEAVGSSHNADFPDSQDLFITLTEIPYEASPAITPDTESGEGSATPSATVSQPSLESHSQRLARIRRRKKRTREDMFSELMASSQAQAAQQTQWRENLTRMHQANMDREERWRQEDQQATQTLLGLLREQTDTLRRLVDVLQERRQEDRAPLQSISNRPPPPPSPIPTSPKVQRRRGGRVPANSHSTPAESSSSRRLSFPKI
- the LOC135973141 gene encoding myb/SANT-like DNA-binding domain-containing protein 2 isoform X2 yields the protein MQSSPAVMAVQSGNRKRAPAWTDREVLDLIAVWGDESVLSELRSKRRNAKIYEKISKDMAERGYSRDATQCRVKIKELRQGYQKTKEANGRSGSHPQTSRFYEALHSILGAAATTTPPVTVDSEDGILSTAGSSDMLGDGEDEEGDEEGEAVGSSHNADFPDSQDLFITLTEIPYEASPAITPDTESGEGSATTVKCGLYVRG